One stretch of Streptomyces sp. 135 DNA includes these proteins:
- a CDS encoding MGMT family protein: MVRMSEERRERRAPTEAAGDASPSEYPEYAERVLEVAELIPPGRVMTYGDVAEWLEEGGPRQVGRVMALYGGAVPWWRVVRSDGVLLPGHELRALERYREEGTPLRQASRAAQGHVPKLDMRRARWDGGAGGDAAGDARPQAPEAHT, from the coding sequence ATGGTCCGGATGAGCGAGGAGAGGCGAGAGCGACGGGCGCCGACCGAGGCCGCGGGCGACGCGTCGCCGTCGGAGTACCCCGAGTACGCGGAGCGGGTCCTGGAAGTCGCGGAACTGATCCCCCCGGGGCGCGTGATGACGTACGGGGACGTCGCCGAGTGGCTGGAGGAGGGCGGCCCGCGCCAGGTGGGCCGGGTCATGGCCCTCTACGGAGGCGCTGTCCCGTGGTGGCGTGTCGTCCGCTCGGACGGTGTCCTGCTGCCGGGCCACGAACTGCGGGCCCTGGAGCGGTACCGCGAGGAGGGCACCCCCTTGCGCCAGGCTTCGCGCGCCGCCCAGGGCCACGTGCCGAAGCTCGACATGCGGCGGGCGCGGTGGGACGGCGGCGCGGGAGGCGACGCCGCGGGAGACGCCCGCCCGCAGGCTCCGGAGGCTCACACCTGA